Genomic window (Bacillota bacterium):
TCGAGCGCCTCTCCGGCCTTGCCGGCCAGCTCCACGCCACGTTCGACGTCTCCCGTGCCGAACACATGGCCTTGACCGCACGCGCGGTCCCCTGCTGCATGCCGCCGACCAGGTCGCCGATCTCGCGGGTCGCCCGTGAAGAGCGCTCGGCGAGCTTGCGGACTTCCTCGGCGACTACGGCGAAGCCCTTCCCAGCAATCAAGGAGGTTCGACCGTCGTGTTCCAAGTCCTAGGCCTGGTCCACGGGGCCCCCGGTGGCTCGTCCGGCGGCTTCCCCCGGCCCGGTCAGGCCGGTGAGTTCGACCCGGACCAGACGACCGCGCCACTCGGGAGGACCGTCGAAGGCCACCCTGACGTAATTATCGGCCAGACCTTCGAGCACCGCGGGAAGCGGGTCGGCCCGCCGGCCCTCGCCCCCGTCCTCTTCGACCAGTACTTCGGCCACCGAGCCGAGCTGGGAAGAGACGAAGGCGCGCCCCATCTCTTCACCCAGGGCGATTAGGCGGGCGCTCCGGGCGGCCTTGACCGCCGAGCCGACCTGACCGGGTAGGCCGGCCGCGGGGGTCCCTCGCCGGCGGGAGTACTTGAAAACATGGAGGCGCGAGAAACCCATCGACCGGGCGAAGCCGTAGCTCTCCGCGAAGTCCTCCTCGGACTCGCCGGGGAAGCCGACCATGATGTCGGTACTGACGGCCAGCCCGGGCACACGGCCCCGAGCCCCGTCGATGACCCGGCGGTAGTCGTCCGGCGAGTACTGCCGGTTCATCGCCCGGAGGGTCCGAGCGCAGCCGCTCTGCAGGGGGACGTGGAGGTGGCGGCAGAGGAGGCCGTCGCCAATCAAGTCGACCAGCCCCGGGGTTATCTCCATCGGCTCGATGGAACTCAGCCTGACCCTGGCCAGACCGGGCAGACCGGCCAGACGGCCGACCACCCCGGCCAGATCGACGTCGCCCAGGTCACGGCCGTAGGCGCCGAGGTGGATACCGGTCAGGACGACCTCCTTGAACCCGGCCGCGGCCAGACGCCCCACCTCGGCCACGACGTCCTCGGGGCGACGGCTGCGGATCGGGCCGCGGGCATATGGGATGATGCAATACGAGCAGTACTGCTCGCAGCCTTCCTGGATCTTGACGGTGGCCCGCGTGCGCCCGTGGAAGCCCTCGATGGGAATCTCTTCGTAGCGCCAGGGCCTGACCCCGTCCTCGGCCCCGGCCGGAGCCGGCGGCGCCGCCCCCGCCGCCTCCCCGGCCCGAGCCTGCTCGACCAGGTCGACCAGGCGGTCACGGTCGCGGGTGCCGACGACCACGTCGACCCCCGGGATGTCGATCACCTCGCCCGGCTCGGTCTCGGGGTAACAGCCGACCACGGCGACAATGGCCGCCGGATGGTCCCGGGCGACCCGGTGGATCAGTTGACGGGACTTGGCCGCCGCCCGGCCGGTGACCACGCAGGTGTTGACGACGTAGACGTCGGCCTCCTCGGGCGACGGCACGGCGTCATAGCCGGCCCGGGTGAACAGGCTGAGGAGGGCTTCGCTGTCATACTGGTTGACCTTGCAGCCGAGGGTGGTGATGGCCACCCGCGGCCGCCGCCCGTCTCTGGGCTCGCTCATCACTCGACCTCGTCCATACCGGGCAGCCCGCCGGACGGCCGGCCGCTCGGCCGGCGCCCCAGGTCGCCCAACTCGTAGAGGACCATGGTCAGGGCGGCCACGGCCGCCGTGTCGGTGCGGAGGATGCGCGGTCCCAGGCTCACCGGCTTGATTCCACAGCGGTCGGCGGCGGCCACCTCGGCCGCGGTCAG
Coding sequences:
- a CDS encoding methyl-accepting chemotaxis protein — encoded protein: MIAGKGFAVVAEEVRKLAERSSRATREIGDLVGGMQQGTARAVKAMCSARETSNVAWSWPARPERRSI
- a CDS encoding 16S rRNA (uracil(1498)-N(3))-methyltransferase, with translation LTAAEVAAADRCGIKPVSLGPRILRTDTAAVAALTMVLYELGDLGRRPSGRPSGGLPGMDEVE
- the mtaB gene encoding tRNA (N(6)-L-threonylcarbamoyladenosine(37)-C(2))-methylthiotransferase MtaB encodes the protein MSEPRDGRRPRVAITTLGCKVNQYDSEALLSLFTRAGYDAVPSPEEADVYVVNTCVVTGRAAAKSRQLIHRVARDHPAAIVAVVGCYPETEPGEVIDIPGVDVVVGTRDRDRLVDLVEQARAGEAAGAAPPAPAGAEDGVRPWRYEEIPIEGFHGRTRATVKIQEGCEQYCSYCIIPYARGPIRSRRPEDVVAEVGRLAAAGFKEVVLTGIHLGAYGRDLGDVDLAGVVGRLAGLPGLARVRLSSIEPMEITPGLVDLIGDGLLCRHLHVPLQSGCARTLRAMNRQYSPDDYRRVIDGARGRVPGLAVSTDIMVGFPGESEEDFAESYGFARSMGFSRLHVFKYSRRRGTPAAGLPGQVGSAVKAARSARLIALGEEMGRAFVSSQLGSVAEVLVEEDGGEGRRADPLPAVLEGLADNYVRVAFDGPPEWRGRLVRVELTGLTGPGEAAGRATGGPVDQA